The following proteins come from a genomic window of Anopheles ziemanni chromosome 3, idAnoZiCoDA_A2_x.2, whole genome shotgun sequence:
- the LOC131287938 gene encoding trafficking protein particle complex subunit 6b, with protein sequence MAEEAIFEFLHSEIVNYTLTKDNSKENDLSTLEYIGFTTGYRIIERLTREWPRFKDELDTMKFICTDFWSSIYRKQIDNLRTNHQGVYVLQDNAFRFLTRLSSGSQYLEHAPKFVAFTCGLVRGGLANLGITSTVTAEVQTMPSCKFHIQVNRS encoded by the exons ATGGCCGAGGAAGCTATTTTCGAGTTTTTGCATTCAGAAATTGTAAACTACACACTAACCAAGGATAATAGTAAG GAAAATGATCTCTCTACGTTGGAATACATCGGATTCACCACGGGCTACAGAATCATCGAGCGTTTGACCAGAGAGTGGCCACGGTTCAAGGATGAACTGGATACGATGAAGTTCATCTGTACCGATTTCTGGAGCTCAATCTACCGCAAGCAGATCGACAATCTACGGACGAATCATCAGGGTGTGTATGTGCTGCAGGACAATGCATTCCGCTTCTTAACCCGGCTGTCGTCAGGCTCACAGTATTTAGAACATGCACCAAAG TTCGTAGCGTTTACCTGCGGACTAGTTCGAGGTGGACTGGCAAATCTTGGTATCACTAGCACCGTCACGGCAGAAGTGCAGACGATGCCGTCGTGTAAGTTTCATATACAAGTTAATCGATCATAA
- the LOC131286398 gene encoding uncharacterized protein LOC131286398: MSNNPNGSNENYWPANSQQPPAHHYTHAQHQQLQHPLPQPVPQLLTQHMQQHPHPYAVPTAPVVPSSVAGFYQNVPGMVDTFTANPAVYPHPHGSQQLGDEYTDAYGQLIKVVYNPSHQPASGPGLMARPQDEATQNHPGSNKQGYELFSNNSSFMLAAPGFGFTLHNPQQQQQQPQPPPPPPPTTEHQHLQQTSHQSSVGLAAQFASQAHGAVSQPVLQTPSVQSTSPLSVDNANNNTSELISQLVGNWAPTISGTYGNGPSLINETPGTASPVLLNANHDPEGNKGTASPTKAGVLKPAVNPVPPTITGTTGSLPVSSASSQPCPPKVSRANAAATTTSAAAVYNQQNDDNSAKLDQNVNKKQRIVAEVKPMRMSYSDVLSKNVSSGGGGAGVIGAAGVSMSAFAGNGNGSSAVVNGDGMNAPTGMAGSGAKQTLINGVNGNVNTVAKTSGKRESKKGSTTNGSERKFGAANVINQKDRSNEGSSKKSDRMNGGGTSAVGSSAVLTSDGGNGKTDSTTVSRQGQEKGKKNEKSTYRKDKGTTRPIGIEGTDSGLLGKARRARRNDESELNGLQNGDDVALPNDETEEERADEFYEDDSEEYDQDSVESEAGAQLGNRGNANGQQQQSTQFVYNVKKNTNGSNDTHIEKINPPRMGTYRKGGGSSGRGAGAGSRTSSKQQQQQDKLAGLSSNGGKRSSRSRKNQKYAFLEKLLLKWLEYTVLAILWLWSLVSDVVYLSLRLAWDYVLSGYQYCWQHAHTLRQDFSKNSARPGAWFRGVCLAFDNRFEKDSRWAFWRRCRRQKPTLETTAGKTGTGTQHYKDGRLPSTADEAMSSLLNCKGKDAYSILGVSPECTQEQIRKHYKKIAVLVHPDKNKQPGAEEAFKVLQRSFELIGEQESRKEYDQSLAEALNAEKAWSEINDLLTQLHTKISEAANTIRCSSCCLRHPRKPTGRAHYAARECSSCKIRHPAREGDIWAETTFLGFRWKYLAMMEGNVYDITEWANCQKGALSHLQPNSHIVQYRIVLGSSSQQQQQQQQHQQAQQQQQHQQQGQQQEKESIGRSRKEPASNEPNLDDFLNNIYAGQNQQAASQNASSRRRYRRN; the protein is encoded by the exons ATGTCAAATAACCCGAATGGTAGTAATGAGAACTATTGGCCAGCTAATAGTCAGCAGCCACCAGCGCATCATTACACGCACGCACAGCATCAACAGCTGCAGCATCCGCTGCCACAACCGGTGCCGCAGCTGTTAACACAACATATGCAGCAACATCCACATCCATACGCAGTTCCAACGGCGCCCGTGGTTCCGTCTTCTGTTGCGggtttttatcaaaatgttCCCGGTATGGTGGACACTTTTACTGCCAACCCCGCTGTGTACCCGCACCCTCACGGCTCTCAGCAGCTTGGGGATGAGTATACGGATGCGTATGGGCAATTGATAAAAGTGGTCTACAATCCCTCGCACCAGCCTGCGTCCGGGCCCGGGTTAATGGCACGTCCGCAGGATGAGGCCACTCAGAACCATCCCGGATCAAACAAACAAGGCTATGAGTTGTTTTCGAACAACAGTAGTTTTATGTTGGCCGCACCCGGTTTTGGGTTCACTCTACACAAcccacaacaacagcaacagcaacctcagccaccaccaccaccaccgcccacTACAGAGCACCAACATCTGCAGCAAACATCGCACCAGTCATCGGTCGGCTTAGCGGCCCAGTTCGCTTCCCAGGCGCATGGAGCAGTCAGTCAACCTGTGCTGCAAACACCCTCCGTACAATCCACGTCTCCGCTCTCAGTGGACAATGCGAATAACAATACCAGTGAACTGATCAGTCAACTGGTCGGCAATTGGGCACCAACGATCTCCGGTACGTACGGTAATGGACCTTCCCTTATCAACGAAACACCCGGCACCGCTTCACCCGTGCTGCTGAACGCGAATCACGATCCAGAGGGCAATAAAGGGACCGCTTCACCGACCAAGGCAGGCGTACTGAAACCTGCCGTAAATCCGGTTCCTCCTACCATTACCGGCACGACGGGTTCTTTGCCTGTGTCTTCTGCTTCCTCGCAACCGTGCCCACCGAAGGTATCTCGAGCGAATGCGGCCGCCACAACAACATCGGCGGCAGCGGTGTACAACCAACAGAACGATGATAATTCCGCCAAACTGGATCAGAACGTGAACAAAAAGCAACGCATTGTGGCGGAAGTAAAACCGATGCGTATGTCATACTCTGATGTACTGAGCAAGAACGTATCCTCAGGAGGTGGTGGAGCGGGAGTAATAGGGGCTGCTGGAGTCTCGATGAGCGCTTTTGCCGGGAACGGTAACGGGTCATCAGCTGTTGTCAACGGCGATGGTATGAATGCTCCTACGGGAATGGCGGGCAGTGGAGCAAAGCAGACGTTGATCAACGGTGTTAATGGGAACGTTAACACGGTGGCGAAAACTTCCGGGAAACGCGAATCAAAGAAGGGATCTACAACTAACGGTAGCGAGCGTAAGTTTGGCGCTGCAAACGTGATCAATCAAAAGGATCGTAGCAACGAGGGATCTTCGAAAAAGAGCGATCGTATGAACGGTGGAGGCACGAGTGCAGTGGGCTCCAGTGCTGTTTTAACAAGCGATGGAGGAAATGGTAAAACAGATAGTACCACCGTTTCGAGACAGGGtcaagagaaaggaaaaaagaacgaGAAGTCTACCTACAGAAAGGACAAAGGAACTACACGTCCCATTGGCATTGAGGGAACCGATTCCGGCTTGTTGGGTAAGGCACGTCGTGCACGCCGGAATGACGAGTCCGAACTAAATGGACTCCAGAACGGAGACGACGTGGCACTGCCGAACGATGAAACCGAGGAGGAACGTGCGGATGAATTTTATGAAGATGATTCCGAGGAGTACGATCAGGATAGCGTAGAATCGGAAGCAGGAGCTCAGCTAGGTAACCGAGGAAACGCGAAtggacagcagcagcagtctaCTCAGTTTGTGTAcaacgtgaagaaaaacacaaacggaTCGAATGATACACAtatcgaaaaaataaacccaccCCGCATGGGAACGTACAGGAAGGGAGGAGGTTCATCGGGTCGCGGAGCAGGTGCAGGGTCCCGCACATCCagcaaacagcagcagcagcaagacaAGCTGGCCGGACTGTCCTCAAACGGTGGCAAAAGGTCGAGCCGGTCGcgcaaaaatcaaaaatatgcGTTTTTGGAGAAACTTCTTTTGAAATGGCTCGAGTACACGGTCCTCGCGATTCTCTGGCTGTGGTCCCTGGTGAGCGATGTCGTGTACCTCAGCTTGCGCTTGGCCTGGGACTACGTACTGTCCGGCTATCAGTATTGTTGGCAACATGCGCACACCCTTCGGCAAGATTTTAGCAAAAACTCGGCACGTCCTGGCGCTTGGTTTCGTGGTGTGTGCCTCGCGTTCGATAACCGCTTCGAGAAGGATTCGCGGTGGGCGTTTTGGCGTAGATGCCGCCGGCAGAAACCAACGCTGGAGACTACGGCCGGAAAGACGGGCACCGGAACGCAGCACTACAAGGATGGACGGCTACCGTCGACGGCGGATGAAGCGATGTCATCTTTGCTAAACTGCAAAGGCAAGGACGCGTACAGTATTCTCGGCGTCAGTCCGGAGTGCACCCAGGAACAGATACGGAAGCACTACAAGAAGATTGCGGTGCTAGTACACCCGGACAAGAACAAGCAGCCGGGAGCGGAGGAAGCGTTCAAGGTACTTCAGCGGTCGTTTGAGCTGATCGGAGAACAAGAAAGCCGCAAAGAGTATGACCAGAGCCTCGCGGAGGCACTGAACGCGGAGAAGGCCTGGTCGGAGATTAATGATCTACTAACCCAACTGCACACGAAAATATCCGAGGCCGCAAATACCATTAG ATGCAGCAGCTGCTGCCTTCGCCATCCGCGCAAACCGACCGGACGGGCACACTACGCCGCCAGAGAATGCAGTTCGtgcaaaattcgtcatcctgcTCGGGAG GGTGATATATGGGCTGAAACGACTTTCCTCGGTTTCCGCTGGAAGTACCTCGCGATGATGGAAGGCAACGTGTACGACATCACGGAATGGGCCAACTGCCAGAAGGGTGCCCTTTCGCACCTGCAACCAAATTCGCACATCGTACAGTATCGCATCGTGCTCGGTAGTAgctcccagcagcagcaacagcagcagcaacaccaacaggcacaacaacagcagcaacatcagcaacaaGGTCAGCAGCAAGAGAAAGAATCGATTGGACGATCGCGAAAGGAACCAGCATCAAA CGAACCGAATCTGGACGATTTTCTGAACAATATTTACGCCGGCCAGAACCAGCAAGCAGCATCTCAGAACGCTTCCTCCCGACGGCGCTATCGTAGAAACTAG
- the LOC131288792 gene encoding prostatic acid phosphatase, whose product MVSTITAGSRLRSLTSLLLLVTTLAGSQCSSAGEELAGEKAGKLIFAHVLFRHGDRTPIDPYPNDPWKDPSHWTTGWGQLTNAGKIHHLLLGKWLRQRYSNLLKETYASDEIYVRSTDVDRTLMSAESNLAGLYPPKGADVWDSGITWQPIPVHTVTEELDSVLATKKRCPAFDHALKVYRQSEPYHSYNSSLEPVYRYITEKTGRRYDSLSSAQNLYSCLLIEELNNFTLPEWTKSVYPEPLRTISAMGFAVKTNNTQLARLKMGPLVKEILNRFRSKANGSLKPNRSVWIYSAHDVTVGSLLNALRIFELHNPPFAACVLLELRQPANGTGEPYVQVFYKNTTADVPFSLPIPGCGERCPLAKMFEIYDEIIPKDWESECQLSMLSMSYVEADLNSTSSLIGIVLLATTSMLVFLAVVAIVRRRNSSERWYLRIDG is encoded by the exons ATGGTGTCTACCATTACCGCAGGTTCTCGTTTGCGGTCATTGACTTCGTTGCTTTTGTTAGTAACAACATTAGCTGGTTCACAATGCAGTAGCGCCGGCGAAGAACTGGCCGGGGAAAAGGCTGGCAAGCTTATTTTCGCCCATGTT CTGTTTCGTCATGGCGATCGTACCCCGATCGACCCATATCCTAATGACCCCTGGAAGGACCCTAGCCATTGGACCACGGGCTGGGGACAGCTGACGAAT GCTGGCAAGATTCATCATTTATTGCTGGGAAAGTGGCTGCGTCAACGGTATTCAAACCTGCTGAAGGAAACTTACGCTAGTGATGAGATTTACGTTCGCTCCACGGATGTCGACCGTACCCTTATGAGCGCTGAATCAAACCTTGCCGGACTGTACCCTCCAAAGGGGGCGGACGTGTGGGATTCCGGCATTACGTGGCAACCGATACCGGTACACACGGTTACGGAGGAGTTAGATAGCGTGCTGGCGACAAAGAAGCGCTGTCCAGCTTTCGATCACGCTCTTAAGGTGTACCGTCAGTCAGAACCATACCATTCGTACAACAGTTCGTTGGAGCCCGTTTATCGGTACATTACGGAAAAGACCGGTCGGCGATATGATTCCCTCTCGAGCGCGCAGAACCTTTACAGCTGTCTGCTAATAGAGGAACTGAATAATTTTACCCTACCCGAATGGACGAAGTCAGTTTACCCGGAGCCGCTGCGCACTATTTCGGCAATGGGGTTCGCAGTGAAAACGAATAATACCCAACTCGCCCGCTTGAAGATGGGACCACTGGTGAAGGAGATTCTGAACCGATTTCGCTCAAAGGCAAACGGAAGTCTCAAACCAAATCGTTCGGTGTGGATTTACAGTGCGCACGATGTAACGGTTGGAAGTTTGCTGAACGCGTTGCGAATTTTCGAACTGCATAATCCACCGTTCGCGGCGTGCGTTCTTCTAGAACTGCGCCAACCAGCTAACGGAACAGGCGAACCGTACGTGCAGGTTTTCTACAAAAACACCACTGCCGACGTACCATTTAGTCTGCCCATTCCTGGCTGTGGCGAGCGATGCCCGCTGGCAAAGATGTTTGAAATCTACGACGAAATTATTCCTAAGGACTGGGAAAGCGAATGTCAGCTGTCGATGCTCTCAATGAGCTACGTTGAAGCGGATCTAAACTCCACCAGCAGTCTGATCGGAATTGTGCTCCTAGCAACCACATCAATGCTGGTCTTTCTGGCCGTGGTGGCGATTGTACGACGACGCAATAGTAGTGAACGGTGGTACCTGCGTATTGATGGTTAA
- the LOC131288793 gene encoding endonuclease III-like protein 1: MSYKFCNICFLDSSTVEIKIKVEPADEYQELNEKTPCKQETSDSRSSIKRELNDDSLDGHPSKEVKWEPKNWRQLIENIRQMRQAILAPVDTMGCDQFTSDAETMIPDRHKRYHCLVSLILSSQTRDQANHECMVRLKKHGLTPESIVSTDDAVLEKLIYPISFYRNKTKFIKQMSQILIDQYDGDIPNNIKELLKLPGVGKKMAHLCMRSAWNVVTGIGVDTHVHRISNWLQLIPEETKQPEATRIALEKWLPFEIWDEFNHLLVGFGQTICTPNFPRCNDCLNAPICPARGMRPIRKTPMKKAIKPEKLEF; this comes from the exons ATGTCCTACAAGTTCTGTAACATTTGTTTCCTAGATTCTTCAACAGTGGAAATCAAGATTAAAGTGGAACCAGCCGATGAGTACCAAGaattgaacgaaaaaacaccATGCAAACAAGAAACATCAGACTCTCGTTCCTCAATTAAACGCGAACTAAATGACGATTCGCTCGACGGTCATCCCAGCAAGGAAGTTAAGTGGGAGCCTAAAAACTGGCGTCAACTAATCGAAAACATTCGCCAAATGCGTCAAGCAATTTTAGCCCCGGTTGATACGATGGGTTGCGATCAGTTTACATCAGATGCCGAAACAATGATCCCCGATCGTCACAAGCGGTACCACTGTCTCGTATCACTCATCCTCTCGAGCCAAACAAGAGATCAAGCAAACCACGAGTGCATGGTGCGGCTGAAGAAGCATGGACTCACTCCAGAATCGATTGTGTCGACTGATGATGCTGTGTTGGAAAAACTGATATATCCCATCAGTTTTTACAGG aataaaacaaagtttATCAAACAGATGTCCCAAATTTTAATTGACCAGTACGATGGAGATATACCGAACAACATCAAGGAGTTGCTTAAGCTGCCTGGTGTCGGAAAAAAGATGGCCCACCTCTGCATGCGTTCGGCCTGGAACGTTGTAACCGGGATCGGAGTTGACACGCACGTGCACCGTATTTCCAACTGGCTCCAGTTGATCCCGGAGGAAACGAAGCAACCGGAGGCGACTCGCATAGCGCTGGAGAAGTGGCTACCGTTTGAAATATGGGATGAATTTAATCATCTGCTGGTGGGATTCGGGCAAACCATCTGCACCCCAAATTTTCCTCGCTGTAATGATTGTTTGAACGCACCGATATGTCCGGCACGTGGTATGCGTCCAATACGCAAGACTCCGATGAAGAAAGCAATCAAGCCGGAAAAACTTGAGTTCTAA
- the LOC131288794 gene encoding ubiquitin-like protein 4A-B: MKLLVKILKGEEYTIETTEDSSIQQIKEEIEKKSSIPVEHQKLLLVGKALADEKTVSSYSNISEGTKLTLVVKKPDPLRDVIYRHFKRYLQEEQSQRLTDKFMDDFEQKLYQLSLDDLEKIATEMLAKKGQNV, encoded by the exons atGAAGTTGTTAGTAAAAATACTTAAAGGAGAGGAATACACAATCGAG ACCACCGAAGATTCCTCGATTCAACAGATAAAGGAAGagatcgaaaagaaaagcagcaTTCCGGTCGAGCATCAGAAGCTACTACTCGTTGGAAAGGCCCTGGCGgacgagaaaactgtttcttCGTACAGTAATATCTCCGAGGGCACCAAGCTCACCTTAGTCGTAAAGAAACCAGATCCGCTACGGGACGTTATTTATCGACACTTTAAACGGTACCTGCAGGAGGAGCAATCGCAACGACTTACAGACAAATTTATGGATGACTTTGAGCAAAAACTATACCAACTTAGCTTGGACGATCTGGAGAAGATAGCTACCGAAATGTTGGCAAAAAAGGGTCAAAATGTGTAA